A window from Salvelinus fontinalis isolate EN_2023a chromosome 8, ASM2944872v1, whole genome shotgun sequence encodes these proteins:
- the LOC129861379 gene encoding V-type proton ATPase subunit S1-like, translating to MAAERRMRMISGRGCVTVFLAVLCTFSAGTCDEQVPLMLWTSEGSSLPSQAVPAAGHIVGISQLSSYLETALRSSPHNVMLFLQDKMSIEDFTMYGGAFGNKQDSAFPNLEEALLSSPSPLVLPAVAWPASSAVIGQLQDQLDTSPLFMEPETLSQLRLNTSTPALLVFRLPYSTGSDLMSAKEVLNGNDEVIGQVMSIMKSQSVPYTAIYTAMRPSREVSSSLDMEASVGGGRSLLQYGDRKRERDRQRERERGENQVKEKTGVYPPVEFKEGGAGCIMLWAENLTVSVLRGGRWERHDLTSLTFGEGVTPRLQGSLCNQSHSSLVLNYENILGHRSFKLVFAMSQRHYKVSARRWFTLDAVEIEYDGQKATFNGSRNVYAPAEYSYRCQSVTNFRYPILVPRTSKDPANQWRVSFTDFQIQGFNVAGGEFSYASDCAGFFSPGIWMGLLTSLLMLLVLTYGLHMIMQLHTMDRFDDPKGPAISVPQTD from the exons GTCTAGTCTGCCGTCCCAAGCTGTTCCTGCTGCTGGTCACATAGTGGGTATCAGTCAGCTGAGCTCATACCTGGAGACCGCCCTGAGGTCATCCCCGCACAACGTAATGCTCTTCCTGCaggacaag atgagCATTGAGGACTTCACCATGTACGGAGGGGCGTTTGGCAACAAGCAGGACAGTGCCTTCCCTAACCTCGAGGAGGCGCTCCTCTCCAGCCCTTCCCCATTGGTCCTGCCTGCCGTGGCCTGGCCAGCATCCAGTGCTGTGATTGGTCAGCTCCAGGACCAATtagacacctctcctctcttcatggAACCAGAGACACTCAGCCAGCTACGACTCAACACTTCTACCCCCGCCCTGCTGGTCTTCAGACTACCCTACAGCAccgg GTCTGATCTGATGTCTGCTAAGGAGGTTCTCAATGGGAATG ATGAGGTGATTGGACAGGTGATGAGCATTATGAAGAGCCAGTCTGTCCCCTACACTGCCATCTACACTGCAATGAGACCCTCACGG gAGGTGTCATCGTCTCTGGATATGGAGGCTAGTGTGGGAGGAGGGCGCTCCCTATTGCAGTacggagacagaaagagggagagggacagacagcgggagagagaaagaggagagaaccaAGTCAAGGAGAAGACAGGAGTCTACCCTCCAGTTGAGTTTAAG GAGGGCGGAGCCGGCTGTATCATGCTGTGGGCGGAGAACCTGACCGTGAGCGTGCTCCGTGGCGGTCGCTGGGAACGACACGACCTCACCTCTCTGACCTTTGGAGAGGGCGTGACCCCTAGGCTCCAGGGCTCCCTCTGCAACCAATCACACTCCAG TCTGGTTCTAAACTATGAGAATATCCTGGGACATCGCTCCTTCAAACTAGT gttTGCCATGTCCCAGCGCCACTACAAGGTGTCAGCTCGCCGCTGGTTCACGCTAGACGCCGTGGAGATAGAATACGACGGTCAGAAAGCAACGTTTAACGGGAGCCGTAACGTGTACGCACCGGCTGAGTACTCCTAccgctgtcagtcagtcactaacTTCAGATACCCCATCCTGGTACCGCGCACCTCCAAAGACCCTGCTAACCAGTGGAGGGTCTCATTCACTGACTTCCAG atccaGGGTTTCAACGTGGCAGGGGGAGAGTTCTCCTATGCCAGTGACTGTGCAGGGTTCTTCAGTCCTGGTATCTGGATGGGACTGCTGACCAGTCTACTGATGCTTCTGGTCCTGACCTACGGTCTCCATATGATCATGCAGCTTCACACCATGGACCGCTTTGACGACCCCAAGGGACCTGCTATCTCCGTACCGCAGACTgactaa